DNA from Acetobacter aceti NBRC 14818:
CGTGAAAAACGACCAGAACTACTCGCTCGGTGGGCAGGGTCTGCTGTCGAACGCCACATCCACGCCGTTCGATATCTCCACGCTCGACAAGTCCAAGCGCGTCAGGCTGTGCAGCGACCTCACAAAGAAGGGGCAAGGGCTTCAGTAAGCTCTGCCCCTATAAGGTCGTCATTTACGAAAGCCGGCTGGAGCGATCAAGTCGGCTTTTCTGTGTCTGACAGTGGTGATGGGCCGAACCACCACACAGCGCCTTTTCGGCAAAACGTCACACGTCGCCCGGTGTCCGCTATTGTTCGCGTGCGGCGGATCGCGCACAATCAGCACCATGAATGCGCCCCGCGGCTCCCGCCCGACCAATACGCTCTCCCTCGCCTCTGCACTTCCAGAGACGACCTCGCCTGCCAGAGCCGCTCTCCAGACCGCTCTGACCCGCACGGCGCTCTCCATTGAACCACGGGAAGAACCCGCCCTTCTCAGGCGCATAGGACGCGCCCTGACACCCGGTGCGCAGGAAGTGCCCGACGAGGTCTTCATCAGCGCCCTCTGCGCCGTCAGACGCAAGCGCTGGGCCTCCCGCCTCATGGACCAGACCCGCCGCGACGGACGGATCTGGATTTCGCGCGAGGACATGGAGCAGGCAGCCTCCACCGTCGAGAAGCCCGACGCCACAGACGACGATCTCTTCGCGGCCCTCAAGCCCGTCATGGCGGCGCGTTTCCACGAGCTCGGCGATACGCCCAGAGAAGCGCTCGCAGGCATGCAGGCCGACCTGCTCGATACCGGGCGTGTTCTCTCCGCAGCCCAGACCGCACGGCTGGCGGACGCCATCGCCGATGCCTTCAACGTCTCCGACCGTGACCGCTTTGTCGGACGCGCGCAGGAAGCCGAGGAAGCCCGCGCCCGTCAGGAAGCCTCCATCCAGCAGACGGCCCGCGCCCGCCGCGAGAGCGAGGAGAAGCGCCTCGAAGACTGGGAAAGCAGCCTCGTCCGCTTTCAGGAAGTCCCCGCCATCCTGCGCTGCTCGCACCGCGAGGCCCTGCGCTGGATCGCCGAAAACCGTATCCCCGTCGCCCGCCGCATCCTCCAGAAAGACGGGCAGGAGCTGTGGGAGTTCGACCCCAACGAACTGATCGCCCTGCGCCCTGCCCTGCCCGAATGGCGTCGGATCAATGAAGAGTTCTTCGACCGCAAACAGAAGCGCGGACGTGACCGTGACGGACGACGGGACGCGCCGCTGCCGGAACCGCCCAAGGTCGGCAAGCACGTCGCCAACTCGGTCATCGCCCGCGTGGCGGCCCTCGACCGTTACGCCGCCCATTTCCGCACGGCCCGCGCCCTCGATCGCCGTATCACGCTCGTCACAGGCCCGACCAACAGCGGCAAGTCTCACACGGCGCTCGACGCGCTGGCGAAAGCCGAGAGCGGTCTTGCGCTCGCTCCCCTGCGTCTGCTGGCCCACGAGTTCCGCGAGGCGCTGGCGGCCCGTGGTGTGGAAGCCTCGCTCTCCACCGGTGAAGAGCGGATTGTCGCGCACGGCAGCAAGCATCTCGCCGCTACCGTGGAGATGTGCCCGTTCTTCAACCCCGTCGATGTCGCCATCATTGATGAGGCGCAGATGCTTTTCGACCCCGACCGGGGCGCCGCCTGGACCGCCGCGATCATGGGTGCGCCCGCCCGGCATCTCTACATTCTCGGCGCGCCGGAATGTATCCCGATGGTCCGCCGTATTGCCGAACTCTGCGGCGACCCGATCGACGAAATCTCCCTCCAGCGCAAAAGCCCGCTGAAAGCTGCGTCAGCCCCCGTCCGGCTCAACGAGCTTAAATCAGGCGACGCCCTGATCGCCTTCTCCCGTCGTGAAGTGCTCGACCTGCGCGCCGCCCTGATGGAGCGCGGTCGTCGCGTCGCCGTCGTCTATGGCGCGCTCAGCCCGGAAGTCCGCCGCGCCGAGGCCCAGCGTTTCAACTCGGGAGCCGCCGATATTCTGATCGCCACCGACGCCATCGGCATGGGGCTCAACCTCTCCATCCGTCGCGTGGTGTTCGCGGCCCTCAGAAAGTTCGACGGTCGCCAGACCCGCGATCTGACCATTCAGGAGGTCAAGCAGATCGGAGGCCGCGCAGGCCGTTACGGTAAGCACGAAGAAGGTATTGTCGCCGTGCTGGCCGACGCAGGCAGTCCGCGCTTCATTCGTGATCACCTCAACGCCGATCCGGTCCCACCCGACGAACTGCGTCCACTCGTGCAGCCGGATGCAGACATCGTCCGCGCCATCGCCACGGAAATCGGCTCCGACAGTCTCTACGGCGTGCTGGCCCGCATCCGTCGCGCCGTGCTTCGTCACGACGACCCCAACTATCGCCTGTCGGACATGGAGCAGCCCTTTGCCATTGCGTCGGCTCTGGAAGGCGTGGAAGGGCTCGATCTCACCCAGCGCTGGACCTACGCCATGTGTCCGGTCGATGACCGCGACAACGGCATCAGCCGCCTTGTCGGATGGGCCGCCGACCACGCCGCCGGAGCGCGTATCCCGCCGCCTGGTACCGGTCGTCTCCCTGCGCCCGACCGTGCGGGCCGGGAAGAGCTTGAACGCGCCGAGAAGCGCCACAAGCGCCTCGTCGCATGGCGCTGGCTGGCGCTGCGTTTCCCGGAGACCTATCCAGATCTGGAATCAGCCGAGGACACCACCCGCAAGCTCAACGAGTGGATCGAAAGTGTGCTGCGGCAGCAGAGCCGGACGCGGAAACAGAAAGAACGGCGGTAAGGTCGGGGGGAGTGTTGTGCCGGGAGTGAGGACGGGGCTTTGCCCCGGACCCCACCAAAGGCGGTGCCTTTGGAAACTTGGTGTTTTAGGGTTGATGGGGACAGTGGAAGCTGGCCTCTTGCGTCATTGCACATACTCAAAAAGAACAGAAATCTCTCAAGACAGGCCACTAATCTCCATAGCAATCTGTCAGGGCACCCTATTCTTCTTCATCAGCCTGTACTAAACGTTGCCGCAACCCCGAAATGATAAACCCATTTAGGGGCAGGCAAATTATTTGATCATTCACAACCATAGCAGGAGGGAAATGATGAATGAGCCATACGACCCTCGTGCGGTAGCGAACAAATTGTTAGACATCGCCGATATTCTTGGTGGCGACGCCATGCCGATAACACCTCTGGCCCTGCAAAAGCTGCTCTTCTTTGTCCATGCACGCTACCTTAAAGAAAGCGGTGGCAAGCCGGCAGTCAAAGGAACTTTCGAAGCGTGGCCATATGGTCCCGTTCACCCCGCAGTATACAAAGCATTCAGTGATTATGGGCGTAACCCCATTACAGGCCGCGCTCAAGGCACAAATATAGTCACCGGTGAATCAATTCCTCTTAGGATGCCAAATGATCCCACACTGCAGAAGATCATTGGTCAAGTACTTATTAGCTTCGGCAACTTACCCGCCAATACATTGGTCGGATTATCTCATCGAACTGGAGGGGCATGGGATACAATATGGAAAAAATTTCAACGAGGAGATGTGGTTACCAGACAAATACCAAATAGCGTGACTCTTTCATGTGAATGTTCTATGTTTGTTTTCGACTTTAACGATGAAAACAGCGAATCCACGTATGTCGAAACCCTCCCTCCCGAATATCGAGTTAGCAACTCTAGGCGCACTGGAAAGAGGGGAGAAGCGTGACAAAGCAATACGTAAGTTTTTAAGCGGGTGGCCTCCTTTTACATATGGACCACTTCGTAAATGGCTAAATGATATTCTATGCGCGAAAGGACAACTCCCACTCGAACTACTCTCACCTCCTTGGGCATTAATAGAAAATAAAATCATTAAAGCATGCGGTAAAAATGAAGAAGGAAAAATTTATAATTCAAAAAAAGGGAAATCCCTATACGAATTCAGAGAAAACAACGACATACAATTTCGCAGTCATCAAACCTTATCGTCTTTAATACTACCGAATGGTACACGCACAACATTCTGGAGCAATATAATTGCCGTTAGCAACGGACGTCCTTTATTGCCTTTTTTTGACTTACGTTCGTCAAGTGGTCTCAATTCAAATAAAGCCAAACAGATAGCAATGAGCATCCAGCAACGAGTGGCTATTGAACAGGATGCTGATCTTGATCAAAGTGGTACTACACCAGCTATTATACAAGTGTCTGGTTCATTAAAAGATGGCTTCACAACACAGTTAATTGAAAATAATTTCCATACTCTTCTTTCAATGAGTGAAATAGAGGAGATAGTTCTTGAAGTATGGGATGATATGATTCGCGTTCGTCAGGAAGATCAAGGTCTCGAAAGAAAAACAGGAACCGGGGGTTTATTCGACTAATTTAACTTCTTTATACGACCAAGACCGCACCAGATATTCAGACTTTAATCAAATCAGGATCAAAGGGGCCACGCCCCTTTGCGGGTCAAGGGCAGCGCCCTTGAATCCCCCCAAGCACACTAAACCTCACCCAGCCTTCTTCTTCCGCCCACGCGCAGGCTTCTTCGCCACTGACGACACAGCCTCCTCACCTTCCTGCATCAGAAGAGGCGCGAGGAAGCGCCCTGTGTGGCTGGCCTTGCACTGGACGATCTCTTCCGGCGTGCCTTCGGCCACGACTTCACCGCCGCCGCTACCGCCTTCGGGGCCGATGTCGATAATCCAGTCTGCGGTCTTGATGACTTCCAGATTGTGCTCGATGACCACAACCGTATTGCCCTGATCGACCAGCGCGTGGAGAACTTCCAGCAGCTTGCGGACGTCTTCCGTGTGCAAACCTGTGGTGGGCTCATCAAGAATATACATCGTGCGGCCTGTGGCACGCCGCGCCAGTTCCTTGGAGAGCTTCACACGCTGCGCCTCACCACCTGAGAGGGTAGTGGCCTGCTGACCAAGAGCGACGTAGCCGAGACCGACTTTCTGCAGAATGGCGAGGCGATCGCGGATACGGGTCTGCGCCTCGAAATAGGGCAATGCCTCGTCCACGCTCATCGCCAGCACATCGGCAATCGACTTGCCCTTGAACTTCACTTCCAATGTTTCACGATTATAGCGGGCACCTTTACAGGCATCGCAGGTCACGAACACATCGGGCAGGAAGTGCATCTCGATCTTGATGACGCCGTCGCCCTGACAGGCTTCGCAACGACCGCCTTTCACGTTGAAAGAGAAGCGACCCGGCTTGTAGCCACGCGCCTTGCTTTCCGGAAGTTCCGCAAACCAGTCACGGATTGGCGTAAACAGGTCGGTATAGGTCGCGGGGTTGGAGCGCGGCGTCCGACCGATGGGCGACTGGTTGATGTCGATGATCTTGTCGAGCAGTTCCAGCCCGTCCACCCGCTCGCACGGAGCGGGCGTCTGCGACGAGCCCATCAGACGCCGGGAGAGGGTCTTGTAGAGCGTGTCGATGACCAGCGTGGACTTGCCGCCACCCGACACACCTGTGACACAGGTGAAGGTGCCGAGCGGGAATTTGGCTGTCACGTCCTTGAGATTGTTTCCTGTGGCACCACGCACCGTCACAAATCGCTTCGGATCGATCGGACGACGTTCCTTCGGCACTTCGATGCGCTTGCGCCCAGACAGATACGCACCCGTCAGACTGTCCTTGCAGGCCGCGACTTCGGTTGGCGTGCCGCTGGCGATCACCATACCGCCCTTTACGCCCGCGCCCGGTCCCATGTCGATCAGCCAGTCCGCACTGCGAATGGCGTCCTCGTCATGTTCGACAACGATCAAGGTATTTCCAAGAGCTTTCAGACGTTGCAGCGTCGCCAGAAGCCGCTCGTTATCGCGCTGATGCAGCCCGATGGAAGGCTCATCCAGCACATACAGCACGCCCGTGAGACCAGACCCGATCTGACTGGCCAGACGGATACGCTGGCTTTCACCGCCCGACAGGGTCGCCGAGCCACGGGACAGCGTCAGATAATCCAGCCCGACATCCACAAGGAATTTCAGACGATCATTGATTTCCCGCAGAATACGACGAGCAATTTCCGCACGCTGTGGCGTCAGGGTTGGCAGGACGCTTTCAAACCAGTCATGCGCGTCACGGATCGACAGATCGGACGCCTGCGCGATATTGAATCCTGCAACCTTTACGGACAGCGCTTGAGGTTTCAGACGTGCGCCATTACAGACATGACACGGCTTGTCCGCCTGATAACGGGAAAGTTCCTCTTTCTGCCAGATACTGTCCGTATTCCGTAGGCGGCGCTGGAGACTGGCAACAGCACCCTCGAATGGCTTTGTCAGTGTGTGGGATTTTCCGCCGTCACGATAGACAAAGTGCACATCTTCATCTGTTCCATCGAGAATGACGGAACGGGCTTCCTCCGGCAGATCACACCACGGCGTGTCCATGCTGATATCAAGATGTTTCGCCAGACTCTGGAGTGTCTGCTCATAAAGCGGCGTCTTGTCGTTCCGCCAGGGCGCGACGGCACCCTGCGCCAAAGACAGGCGCTCATCCGGCACAATCAGGCGAGGATCGAAGAAGGTCTCGGTGCCGATACCATCACAGGCCGGGCAGGCTCCCTGCGGCGCGTTGAACGAGAACAGGCGCGGCTCAATCTCTTCCAGCGTAAAACCGCTGACAGGACAGGCAAACCGCGAGGAGAACACCGTGCGTTCCGCAGGCTCCTTGCTGTCCCGCGTCACTTCTTCCGCATAGACAAGGCCGTCCGACAGTGAGAGCGCCGTTTCAAAACTGTCGGCCAGACGGCTTTCAATGCCGGGTTTGACGACAATCCGGTCCACCACCGCCTCGACCGTGTGACGCAGCTTGCGGTTCAGATTGGGAACATCTTCAATATCGTAGAGTTCGCCATCGACTTTCACACGTGCAAAACCCTTGCGCTGAAGTTCGGCCAGTTCCTTGCGATACTCGCCTTTACGGTCACGAATGACCGGGGCCAGCAGCATCAGCCGCGTGCCCTCCGGCATGGTCATGACACGGTCGACCATCTGGCTGACCGTCTGCGCCTCGATCGGCAGACCGGTCGCGGGTGAATATGGCACACCCGCACGCGCCCAGAGCAGACGCATGTAGTCATGGATCTCGGTGACCGTTCCGACCGTCGAACGCGGGTTCTTGGAAGTCGTTTTCTGCTCGATGGAAATGGCCGGAGACAGCCCTTCGATCGAGTCCATGTCCGGCTTGCCCATCAGTTCCAGGAACTGCCGGGCATAGGCGGACAGGCTTTCGACGTAGCGACGCTGGCCTTCCGCATAGATCGTATCAAACGCCAGCGACGATTTGCCGGACCCGGACAGGCCGGTGATGACCGTCATCTGATCACGCGGAATATCCACATCGACGGACTTGAGGTTATGGGCGCGGGCACCCTTCACACGGATGGCGGGGCCTGAAACGGGTTTGGCTGTCATCGTCCGGTCGTATGTCCTTGTGTTCAGACTGAACAATATAGGACGCTTCTCACGGATTTACAGGGGATTGCGCCTCCAAAAAGAACATATCGGGATCATTCTGGCCTGATGGGTTTATCGCCCCATGCCACCCGTATTGCCGTATCCGACGTTTCCCGCTCCAATATTTCCAGCGCCTATGTTTCCGGAACCCACATTCCCCATGCCGGTATTGCCCCACCCGACACCGCCGGAACTGACACCATTGCCGCGTTCTTGTGGCTGAGTAGTCTGCCAGCCATTCTGGTATGTCGTGCCAGCGCCGTTTGTATAACCACTGCCATAGCCTCCGCCCATTCCCGGTGAAATGATGACCTGCGTCGGCGGGGGCGGATAACCTTCATAACTGTCGCCGGGCGATGCGGACTGACTGCCGGTAGAGTAGTCCCACTGACCGCTCTTTGCCGCCGGGCCATTGGAGTAATCCTGAGCCATGACAGGTGACGCCAGCACCATGAAGCCCATGATGAGGCCAGAAAACGTCCGCATTGCACCCGATCCTCTCTGCGAGCCTGAAACAACGCAGAGAAACCGATTATCCTTCACAGGAGGTTGATGCCGGGCATTTCCTTCGGTCACATCCGGGGGAGCAGTTACCGTCCGGACACATGGATTTATGGTGCTTAAATATGGCGGGACTGACTGTTCTTTATGAGACTCACTCTTCTCCGTTGCTTCCCCAGCATACGCGCTCCGCTTGGAAGCAGATTTCCACCACCTCTTGCTCTGCCCTGTCCGCCAGCATGGTTTCTTCGCTCGGGTAGCACATTGCGAAATCGTATTCGTCGAACCCCGTCTCAGCAATGGCGTATGGCGATCTCTTGAACCAAGACGGCCCAGTTGCAGTTCAAGCTGAATGGCTACGATCGTTCGGTAACCAACATTAGTACAGTGCTATCCAGAACGACGCTCGGAATGTCTGTCCGCAAGAAGGACAACATAGAGAGCGAGCTTCTACAACTCACCCGCAAGATTTTTATTTATTGAATAAAAAGGCGATTGGTGGATCTGATGGGGATCGAACCAGACTCTCAGGATGCTTCAGAATGCATCACGAATCGTTATAAAATACAGATGGTTATTAAGGAACCTTTCTCTGTACTTCTCACAGCGACTCTGTTAAATGCATGTTTTAAGAGGGACACGAAAAGGGACATGCAGGGTTATGAGTCGGCTCGCACCACACCGTCTGACAGCTCGCCAAGTCGCTACCCACAAGGAGGGTGATCTTGCAGACGGCGGAAACCTCTGGCTGGTCGTCCGGGGAGCCTCCCGCATCTGGACCTTCCGCTACAAGTCGCCGGTCACGGACAAGCGTCGGGAAATGAGTCTCGGGTCAGCTTATGATGTATCTCTGGCCGAAGCCCGGACGATTGCCGCCGAAAGCCGTCGTCTGGTCAACCAGCGGATAGACCCTCTCGAACAGCGGCGGAGCGACGATGCCGACCGCAAGCACGAAACCACCATCAGCTTGCGAGCAGTGGCACAGAGCTACATCGAGTCGCAGAAACCAGGCTGGCGTGATCCACGAGCAGCATCAGTCTGGACCAGTTCACTCGAACAGTACGTCTACCCAACATGCGGGGAGAAGCCGGTCAAACTGATCGATACGGCAGACATCGAAGCCGTGCTGAAACCAATCTGGACAGAGAAAACCGAGACCGCCACGCGGGTCCGTGGACGGGTCGAGCGGATCCTCGACTATGCCCGTGCTCAGGGCTGGCGGACCGGAGAGAACCCGGCCCGCTGGAAAGGTCATCTGTCAGCCATTCTCGCTCCACCGTCCAAGGTGATGAAGAGTGGTCATTTCGCTGCCGTCGATCGGAAAGACATTAGCCACGTTATGGCCGCTCTGGCTGAATCGCAGGGAGTGGCCGCCAAGGCCGTACGCTTCACCTGTCTGACCGCCGCCCGCTCTGGAGAAGTCCG
Protein-coding regions in this window:
- a CDS encoding helicase-related protein; translated protein: MNAPRGSRPTNTLSLASALPETTSPARAALQTALTRTALSIEPREEPALLRRIGRALTPGAQEVPDEVFISALCAVRRKRWASRLMDQTRRDGRIWISREDMEQAASTVEKPDATDDDLFAALKPVMAARFHELGDTPREALAGMQADLLDTGRVLSAAQTARLADAIADAFNVSDRDRFVGRAQEAEEARARQEASIQQTARARRESEEKRLEDWESSLVRFQEVPAILRCSHREALRWIAENRIPVARRILQKDGQELWEFDPNELIALRPALPEWRRINEEFFDRKQKRGRDRDGRRDAPLPEPPKVGKHVANSVIARVAALDRYAAHFRTARALDRRITLVTGPTNSGKSHTALDALAKAESGLALAPLRLLAHEFREALAARGVEASLSTGEERIVAHGSKHLAATVEMCPFFNPVDVAIIDEAQMLFDPDRGAAWTAAIMGAPARHLYILGAPECIPMVRRIAELCGDPIDEISLQRKSPLKAASAPVRLNELKSGDALIAFSRREVLDLRAALMERGRRVAVVYGALSPEVRRAEAQRFNSGAADILIATDAIGMGLNLSIRRVVFAALRKFDGRQTRDLTIQEVKQIGGRAGRYGKHEEGIVAVLADAGSPRFIRDHLNADPVPPDELRPLVQPDADIVRAIATEIGSDSLYGVLARIRRAVLRHDDPNYRLSDMEQPFAIASALEGVEGLDLTQRWTYAMCPVDDRDNGISRLVGWAADHAAGARIPPPGTGRLPAPDRAGREELERAEKRHKRLVAWRWLALRFPETYPDLESAEDTTRKLNEWIESVLRQQSRTRKQKERR
- the socA gene encoding type VI toxin-antitoxin system SocA family antitoxin → MMNEPYDPRAVANKLLDIADILGGDAMPITPLALQKLLFFVHARYLKESGGKPAVKGTFEAWPYGPVHPAVYKAFSDYGRNPITGRAQGTNIVTGESIPLRMPNDPTLQKIIGQVLISFGNLPANTLVGLSHRTGGAWDTIWKKFQRGDVVTRQIPNSVTLSCECSMFVFDFNDENSESTYVETLPPEYRVSNSRRTGKRGEA
- the socB gene encoding type VI toxin-antitoxin system SocB family DNA replication inhibitor toxin, encoding MSKPSLPNIELATLGALERGEKRDKAIRKFLSGWPPFTYGPLRKWLNDILCAKGQLPLELLSPPWALIENKIIKACGKNEEGKIYNSKKGKSLYEFRENNDIQFRSHQTLSSLILPNGTRTTFWSNIIAVSNGRPLLPFFDLRSSSGLNSNKAKQIAMSIQQRVAIEQDADLDQSGTTPAIIQVSGSLKDGFTTQLIENNFHTLLSMSEIEEIVLEVWDDMIRVRQEDQGLERKTGTGGLFD
- the uvrA gene encoding excinuclease ABC subunit UvrA, with amino-acid sequence MTAKPVSGPAIRVKGARAHNLKSVDVDIPRDQMTVITGLSGSGKSSLAFDTIYAEGQRRYVESLSAYARQFLELMGKPDMDSIEGLSPAISIEQKTTSKNPRSTVGTVTEIHDYMRLLWARAGVPYSPATGLPIEAQTVSQMVDRVMTMPEGTRLMLLAPVIRDRKGEYRKELAELQRKGFARVKVDGELYDIEDVPNLNRKLRHTVEAVVDRIVVKPGIESRLADSFETALSLSDGLVYAEEVTRDSKEPAERTVFSSRFACPVSGFTLEEIEPRLFSFNAPQGACPACDGIGTETFFDPRLIVPDERLSLAQGAVAPWRNDKTPLYEQTLQSLAKHLDISMDTPWCDLPEEARSVILDGTDEDVHFVYRDGGKSHTLTKPFEGAVASLQRRLRNTDSIWQKEELSRYQADKPCHVCNGARLKPQALSVKVAGFNIAQASDLSIRDAHDWFESVLPTLTPQRAEIARRILREINDRLKFLVDVGLDYLTLSRGSATLSGGESQRIRLASQIGSGLTGVLYVLDEPSIGLHQRDNERLLATLQRLKALGNTLIVVEHDEDAIRSADWLIDMGPGAGVKGGMVIASGTPTEVAACKDSLTGAYLSGRKRIEVPKERRPIDPKRFVTVRGATGNNLKDVTAKFPLGTFTCVTGVSGGGKSTLVIDTLYKTLSRRLMGSSQTPAPCERVDGLELLDKIIDINQSPIGRTPRSNPATYTDLFTPIRDWFAELPESKARGYKPGRFSFNVKGGRCEACQGDGVIKIEMHFLPDVFVTCDACKGARYNRETLEVKFKGKSIADVLAMSVDEALPYFEAQTRIRDRLAILQKVGLGYVALGQQATTLSGGEAQRVKLSKELARRATGRTMYILDEPTTGLHTEDVRKLLEVLHALVDQGNTVVVIEHNLEVIKTADWIIDIGPEGGSGGGEVVAEGTPEEIVQCKASHTGRFLAPLLMQEGEEAVSSVAKKPARGRKKKAG
- a CDS encoding pentapeptide repeat-containing protein; its protein translation is MRTFSGLIMGFMVLASPVMAQDYSNGPAAKSGQWDYSTGSQSASPGDSYEGYPPPPTQVIISPGMGGGYGSGYTNGAGTTYQNGWQTTQPQERGNGVSSGGVGWGNTGMGNVGSGNIGAGNIGAGNVGYGNTGGMGR
- a CDS encoding tyrosine-type recombinase/integrase, whose protein sequence is MSRLAPHRLTARQVATHKEGDLADGGNLWLVVRGASRIWTFRYKSPVTDKRREMSLGSAYDVSLAEARTIAAESRRLVNQRIDPLEQRRSDDADRKHETTISLRAVAQSYIESQKPGWRDPRAASVWTSSLEQYVYPTCGEKPVKLIDTADIEAVLKPIWTEKTETATRVRGRVERILDYARAQGWRTGENPARWKGHLSAILAPPSKVMKSGHFAAVDRKDISHVMAALAESQGVAAKAVRFTCLTAARSGEVRNATWSEIDLNARVWTIPAHRMKMGKEHRVPLSDGAVAVLQEVMPLRDERAGDLVFPGQKRGKPLSDVALSKALHIAAGTKDVTVHGLRSTFRDWAAEGTDYPSEVAEMALAHAISNKVEAAYRRGDLFEKRREMMAGWNGWCQDFR